One genomic window of Gavia stellata isolate bGavSte3 chromosome 7, bGavSte3.hap2, whole genome shotgun sequence includes the following:
- the ADSS1 gene encoding adenylosuccinate synthetase isozyme 1: MSGTRASNDRSSHPGGGLKRARSEPGGNKVTVVLGAQWGDEGKGKVVDLLATESDVVCRCQGGNNAGHTVVVDGKEYDFHLFPSGIINPKAISFIGNGVVIHLPGLFEEAEKNEKKGLKDWEKRLIISDRAHIVFDFHQAVDGLQEVQRQAQEGKNIGTTKKGIGPTYSSKAARTGLRICDLLSDFDEFSSRFKNLAQQYKSMFPTLEIDIEGQLKKLKGYAEKIRPMVRDGVYFMYEALHGSPKKILVEGANAALLDIDFGTYPFVTSSNCTVGGVCTGLGVPPQHVGDVYGVVKAYTTRVGIGAFPTEQINEIGDLLQSRGHEWGVTTGRKRRCGWLDLVILKYAHMINGFTALALTKLDILDVLDEIKIGVAYKLGGKRIPYFPANQEILQKVEVEYETMPGWKTDTTGARKWEDLPPKAQNYIRCVENHVGVPVKWVGVGKSRESMIQLF, encoded by the exons ATGTCGGGCACCCGAGCGTCCAACGACCGCAGCAGCCACCCCGGCGGCGGGCTGAAGCGGGCGCGCAGCGAGCCGGGCGGTAACAAAGTGACGGTGGTGCTGGGGGCGCAGTGGGGGGACGAAGGCAAGGGCAAGGTGgtcgacctgctggccaccgAGTCGGACGTTGTGTGCCGCTGCCAG GGTGGGAATAACGCAGGCCACACTGTGGTTGTTGATGGGAAAGAATATgattttcatctctttcctAGTGGCATCATTAATCCAAAGGCAATTTCTTTTATTG GTAATGGAGTGGTTATACATTTACCAGGCCTGTttgaagaagctgaaaagaatgaaaagaaag GTTTAAAAGATTGGGAAAAAAGACTGATTATATCAGATAGAGCACATATAG TGTTTGACTTTCACCAGGCAGTAGATGGGCTCCAGGAAGTGCAGCGTCAagcacaagaaggaaaaaa taTTGGCACAACAAAGAAGGGGATTGGACCAACATATTCTTCCAAAGCTGCACGAACAGGCCTTCGAATTTGTGACCTCCTTTCTGACTTTGATGAATTTTCTTCAAG atttaaaaatctggCACAACAATACAAGTCAATGTTTCCCACATTGGAAATAGATATAGAAGGACAATTGAAAAAGCTAAAG GGAtatgctgaaaaaataagaCCCATGGTTCGAGATGGCGTGTATTTTATGTATGAAGCTCTTCATGGCTCCCCAAAGAAGATTCTTGTTGAAGGAGCCAATGCAGCATTACTTGATATTGACTTCG GCACGTATCCTTTTGTGACTTCATCGAACTGCACCGTGGGTGGTGTATGCACCGGGCTTGGTGTTCCTCCCCAGCATGTCGGTGATGTGTATGGTGTGGTGAAGGCGTATACTACTCGAGTGGGAATTGGAGCCTTCCCCACTGAGCAGATTAAT GAAATTGGAGATCTTTTACAGTCCCGTGGCCACGAATGGGGAGTAACTACAGGCAGAAAAAGACGCTGTGGCTGGTTAGATCTTGTCATTTTGAAATATGCTCATATGATCAACGGATTCACTGC TTTGGCATTAACGAAACTAGATATTCTTGATGTCCTTGATGAGATTAAAATTGGTGTTGCTTACAAACTGGGTGGAAAGAGAATTCCATATTTTCCAG CTAATCAGGAGATACTACAGAAGGTGGAAGTAGAGTATGAAACAATGCCTGGGTGGAAGACAGACACAACTGGCGCACGAAAATGGGAGGACCTCCCACCCAAAGCCCAGAATTACATCCGCTGTGTGGAGAACCATGTTGGAGTGCCGG TTAAATGGGTCGGAGTTGGAAAATCAAGAGAGTCGATGATCCAGCTATTCTAA